One Clostridium estertheticum DNA segment encodes these proteins:
- a CDS encoding EAL domain-containing protein — MNKIRNKILVSIIGCVLIMSLVVGSVIIAQSTISIRQEDMLSTKAQAIINGKKLNSTFIRAETIVGGLNSTINQLVDLNTLSTNPSKYEETLTPIINKLNSTNRDFMGIYVAFNPDITKNVHEIFFEDTYDCGIYKRIENDTLSNFNTNNPAMEWYYNAIKQNKGVWSKPYFDELDGNIRVEMISYSEPVYKDGILIGVVGIDLNFNKYVEMINTIQSIKGNDGYAFLLNDNYNYIVHKNFTSQDNLKEIQGGKYKYIADAMFNNESGCLDIEFEGQKKLIGYTHLINQWILVTVIPQKMIFKDMQSGIFYALIAIIIGLISSSRIAIQISRKISEPVILATHFAEELAMGNLDGKIYITSSDETAMLGKSLNKAAENISILVGDLKSTEEKLIYQIGELRKSEETISILAYKHPITGIRNRNYLLKNMPGVLKNLKDNNHEGALFRLNIDNFKIINDTLGHSVGDEFLRKVSEILMSLLKGHELLCHLGADEFTLFLPNISGLNEIEALSEKLLNVFRHPITANGYEILYTTISLGISLYPSHGNDIESLFKNADIALNHVKNLGKNTYKIFDEAMNLKISEKLQLENSLRLAVDNNEFEVYYQPKVNVKTGKTTSMEALVRWISPTLGIVSPVIFIPLAEEIGLIDSIGEFVLREACRQNKIWHDKGFTTLKVAVNLSGKQLKQENLIPIINNILMETSLAPEWLGLEITESILMDNFQKNIKILNELKNMGISIYLDDFGTGYSSLNYLRKLPIDFIKIDKSFIDEITINSKDSFIASSLISLAHGINLNVIAEGVETLEQLNLLKSYDCDEIQGYYFSKPLNASDFGRFLNTNGLCDPFNLLKSNNH, encoded by the coding sequence ATGAATAAAATTAGAAATAAGATACTTGTATCCATTATTGGCTGTGTTCTTATTATGAGTTTGGTAGTGGGAAGTGTTATTATTGCTCAAAGTACTATTAGCATCAGGCAAGAAGATATGCTAAGTACTAAAGCGCAAGCCATAATTAATGGTAAAAAATTAAATAGTACCTTTATTAGGGCTGAAACTATTGTAGGAGGATTAAATTCAACTATTAATCAATTGGTTGATCTTAATACATTAAGCACAAATCCTTCAAAATATGAAGAAACTTTAACACCTATAATTAATAAGCTAAATAGTACAAATAGAGATTTTATGGGTATATATGTTGCTTTTAATCCAGACATAACCAAGAATGTACATGAAATTTTTTTTGAAGATACATATGATTGTGGTATATATAAACGAATAGAAAATGACACATTAAGCAATTTTAATACAAATAACCCTGCAATGGAATGGTATTATAATGCCATTAAACAGAATAAAGGAGTATGGAGTAAGCCTTACTTTGATGAGCTAGATGGAAATATAAGAGTTGAGATGATATCTTACAGTGAACCAGTGTATAAAGACGGAATTTTAATAGGAGTAGTTGGAATAGATCTAAATTTTAATAAATATGTTGAAATGATAAATACTATTCAATCAATTAAAGGTAACGATGGATATGCATTTTTATTAAATGATAATTATAACTATATAGTCCATAAAAATTTTACCTCACAAGATAATCTTAAAGAAATCCAAGGTGGAAAATACAAGTACATTGCCGATGCAATGTTCAATAACGAATCTGGGTGTTTGGATATTGAGTTTGAAGGTCAAAAAAAACTTATAGGATATACTCACCTCATAAATCAATGGATTTTAGTAACAGTCATACCACAGAAAATGATTTTTAAAGATATGCAGTCTGGAATTTTTTATGCTCTAATTGCTATTATAATAGGATTAATATCATCTTCAAGAATAGCTATACAAATAAGCAGAAAAATATCTGAACCTGTTATCCTCGCAACCCACTTTGCTGAAGAACTTGCAATGGGAAATTTAGATGGAAAGATTTATATAACCTCTAGCGATGAAACAGCAATGCTTGGAAAGTCTTTAAATAAGGCTGCAGAAAATATTAGTATCCTAGTTGGGGATCTTAAATCAACTGAAGAGAAATTGATTTACCAAATAGGAGAATTACGAAAATCAGAGGAGACTATTAGTATATTGGCATATAAGCACCCTATTACAGGCATTAGAAATAGGAACTATTTATTAAAGAACATGCCCGGAGTTTTAAAGAACCTTAAAGATAATAATCATGAAGGTGCCTTGTTTCGTTTAAATATTGATAATTTCAAGATTATAAATGATACTTTAGGTCATAGTGTAGGTGATGAATTCCTAAGAAAAGTGTCTGAGATTTTAATGAGCCTTTTAAAAGGTCATGAATTATTATGCCATTTAGGCGCAGATGAATTCACTTTATTTCTTCCTAATATAAGTGGTCTTAATGAAATAGAAGCACTATCCGAAAAATTACTTAATGTTTTTAGACATCCTATTACAGCTAATGGATATGAAATACTTTATACTACAATTAGTTTAGGAATTTCACTATATCCATCACATGGTAATGATATTGAATCACTATTTAAAAATGCAGATATTGCATTAAATCACGTTAAAAACCTCGGCAAAAATACTTATAAAATCTTTGATGAAGCCATGAATTTGAAGATATCTGAAAAATTACAACTTGAAAATAGCTTAAGACTGGCAGTTGATAATAATGAATTCGAAGTATATTATCAGCCTAAAGTAAATGTTAAAACTGGTAAAACAACATCAATGGAAGCCTTAGTTAGATGGATAAGCCCCACACTTGGCATTGTTTCACCGGTAATATTCATACCACTAGCAGAAGAAATTGGCCTTATAGATTCTATAGGTGAATTTGTGTTAAGAGAGGCTTGTAGACAAAATAAAATTTGGCATGATAAGGGATTTACTACCCTTAAAGTTGCAGTTAACTTATCCGGTAAGCAATTGAAACAGGAGAATTTAATTCCAATCATAAACAATATACTTATGGAAACTTCATTAGCTCCAGAATGGCTAGGACTTGAGATAACAGAAAGCATTTTGATGGACAACTTCCAGAAGAATATTAAGATATTAAATGAACTAAAGAACATGGGTATTAGCATATACTTAGATGACTTTGGAACAGGTTATTCATCTTTAAATTATTTAAGAAAGTTACCTATAGACTTTATAAAAATTGATAAATCCTTTATTGATGAAATAACCATTAATTCAAAAGATAGTTTTATTGCATCATCTTTAATATCTCTAGCTCATGGTATAAATTTAAATGTTATAGCAGAGGGCGTTGAAACTTTAGAACAACTCAATTTATTAAAAAGCTATGACTGTGATGAAATCCAAGGATATTATTTTAGTAAACCATTAAACGCAAGCGACTTTGGGAGGTTTTTAAATACTAATGGCTTGTGTGACCCATTCAACCTCTTGAAAAGTAATAATCATTAA
- the rbr gene encoding rubrerythrin codes for MKILKGTKTAENLMKSFAGESQARNRYTYYASVAKKEGYIQISNIFTETAGNEKEHAERFFKFLSASLNGEVVEINATYPVGLSDTKANLLWAANGEKEEWTELYPEFARVAEEEGFPDVAFVYRKIVEVEKRHDERYRKLLSNIENNTVFQKDTLVNWKCTNCGYIFEGKSAPEICPACAHPKAYFEILAENY; via the coding sequence ATGAAAATATTAAAAGGTACAAAGACAGCTGAAAATCTTATGAAATCATTCGCGGGTGAATCACAAGCTAGAAATAGATATACTTATTATGCGTCTGTAGCGAAAAAAGAGGGATATATACAAATATCTAATATATTCACAGAAACTGCAGGAAATGAGAAAGAACATGCAGAAAGATTTTTTAAATTTTTAAGCGCAAGTTTAAATGGAGAAGTTGTAGAAATTAATGCTACATATCCTGTAGGTTTATCGGATACAAAAGCAAATCTATTATGGGCAGCAAACGGCGAAAAAGAAGAATGGACAGAACTTTATCCAGAATTTGCAAGAGTTGCTGAAGAAGAAGGTTTTCCAGATGTTGCTTTTGTTTATAGAAAAATTGTTGAGGTTGAAAAGCGTCATGATGAAAGATACAGAAAATTACTAAGCAATATAGAAAATAATACAGTATTCCAAAAAGATACTTTAGTTAACTGGAAATGTACTAATTGTGGTTATATTTTTGAAGGAAAAAGTGCTCCAGAAATATGCCCAGCCTGTGCACATCCAAAAGCATATTTTGAGATATTAGCTGAAAATTATTAA
- a CDS encoding MetQ/NlpA family ABC transporter substrate-binding protein — translation MMKKILSVLLTIVVILTVSGCGSKKDVATTAKAVPEKKIIKVGASPVPHSEILEAVKPLLAKEGYTLEIVEFTDYVTPNTALAEGQLDANFFQHVPYLQSFSKEKNLKLDYTVKVHLEPMGVYSSKYKKLSDLKNGAEIAIPSDPTNGARALRVLENAGLLKLKSGELISKLDITENPKKFKITELDAPQLPRILKDVDAAVINSNFAIEAKLNPTTDSLAIESKDSPYANVLAVRSEDKTKPYIEALSKALNSPEVKKFIEEKYKGNVIPAF, via the coding sequence ATAATGAAAAAAATATTAAGCGTATTATTAACAATAGTTGTGATTTTAACAGTAAGTGGCTGTGGATCAAAAAAAGATGTGGCTACAACTGCAAAGGCTGTGCCAGAGAAAAAAATAATTAAAGTAGGTGCCTCACCCGTGCCTCATAGTGAAATATTAGAGGCGGTAAAGCCGTTGCTCGCAAAAGAGGGATATACCCTTGAAATAGTAGAATTTACTGATTATGTAACACCAAACACCGCACTAGCCGAAGGGCAACTAGATGCCAATTTCTTTCAACATGTACCTTATTTGCAATCCTTCAGTAAAGAAAAAAATCTTAAACTTGATTATACTGTAAAGGTTCATCTAGAACCTATGGGAGTGTACTCTAGTAAATACAAAAAACTCAGCGATTTAAAAAATGGAGCTGAAATAGCTATTCCAAGTGATCCTACAAATGGAGCAAGGGCGCTTAGGGTACTTGAAAATGCTGGATTATTAAAATTAAAGAGTGGAGAGCTTATTTCTAAGCTTGATATTACGGAAAATCCAAAGAAATTTAAAATAACTGAACTTGATGCGCCTCAACTTCCAAGAATTTTAAAAGATGTAGATGCAGCAGTTATAAATTCAAATTTCGCTATAGAAGCTAAATTAAATCCAACAACGGATTCATTAGCCATTGAATCAAAAGATTCTCCATATGCAAATGTACTTGCTGTTAGAAGTGAAGATAAAACTAAACCTTATATAGAGGCACTTTCAAAGGCTTTAAATTCTCCAGAAGTTAAAAAATTTATTGAGGAAAAATATAAAGGAAATGTAATTCCCGCCTTTTAG
- a CDS encoding methionine ABC transporter permease — translation MLFKDVLLPALIDTIYMVSVSTIFTIILGFITAVGLIITTPKGLRPNALIYKSLNLVVNILRSFPFIILMISIFPLTKIIAGTTIGTNAAIVPLTLGAAPFAARIIETALLEVDYGIIEAAKSFGAKTYQIIFGVMVKEAMPSIVLGVTLTIINIIGYSAMAGTIGGGGLGDVAVKYGYYRFKTDIMIYTVIILIVVVQIIQALGNLLYRKMIR, via the coding sequence ATGCTATTTAAAGATGTTTTACTACCTGCACTAATAGACACCATATATATGGTATCAGTATCCACAATTTTTACAATTATTTTAGGGTTTATTACAGCAGTGGGGCTTATTATAACCACTCCTAAAGGTCTAAGGCCAAACGCTTTAATATATAAAAGTTTAAATTTAGTTGTAAATATACTTCGGTCATTTCCTTTTATTATATTGATGATATCTATATTCCCATTAACTAAGATTATTGCTGGGACAACCATAGGTACTAATGCAGCTATAGTCCCATTAACCCTAGGAGCAGCTCCTTTTGCTGCAAGAATAATTGAAACTGCACTACTTGAGGTGGATTATGGAATTATTGAGGCAGCTAAATCTTTCGGTGCAAAAACCTATCAAATTATATTTGGGGTAATGGTAAAAGAGGCAATGCCATCTATAGTTCTTGGAGTTACTTTAACCATAATAAACATTATAGGTTACTCAGCTATGGCTGGAACAATTGGTGGAGGTGGCCTTGGAGATGTAGCAGTGAAATATGGCTACTATAGATTTAAAACAGACATCATGATATACACAGTAATTATTTTAATTGTAGTTGTGCAAATCATTCAAGCCTTAGGAAATTTATTATATAGAAAAATGATTAGATAG
- a CDS encoding methionine ABC transporter ATP-binding protein: MIKVSDVSKSFSSEKVLNNVSFTVDKGDIYGVIGHSGAGKSTLLRCFNGLESYDTGSINIMGSEVKQLNPKELREFRKNVGIIFQSFNLINRKNVFENIAFPLEVWGTDKNSIKERVDSLIDLVGLNDKVSSNICELSGGQKQRVGIARALALNPKILLCDEATSALDPKTTKSILELLRDINNKFNITIIVVTHQMEVVKEICNKFILLEGGEIKSSGITDELFIRPTSEMKTLMGEEELLPSTGYNIKIFFPKEISQSCVITSIARELNIDFSIVWGRLEKFRDNVMGSLIINASEENKEKILNYLNKKSIDWELINYLVKYEQYTKGGIINAI; this comes from the coding sequence ATGATTAAAGTTAGTGACGTAAGTAAAAGTTTTTCCAGCGAGAAGGTATTAAATAATGTTTCTTTTACAGTGGATAAAGGCGATATTTATGGTGTTATTGGTCACAGCGGTGCAGGTAAATCCACATTGCTTAGATGCTTTAACGGGCTTGAATCCTATGATACAGGTAGCATTAATATAATGGGTAGTGAAGTAAAGCAGTTAAACCCCAAAGAGCTCCGCGAATTTAGAAAAAATGTAGGTATTATTTTTCAAAGTTTTAATTTGATTAATAGAAAAAATGTTTTTGAAAATATAGCCTTTCCACTGGAAGTATGGGGCACCGATAAAAATTCTATAAAAGAAAGAGTAGATAGCTTAATAGATTTAGTTGGACTTAATGACAAAGTAAGTAGCAATATATGCGAGCTTAGCGGAGGCCAAAAGCAAAGAGTTGGAATAGCAAGGGCCTTGGCCTTAAATCCGAAAATATTACTTTGTGATGAAGCTACTTCTGCACTAGATCCTAAAACTACAAAGTCCATATTGGAGCTTTTAAGAGATATCAATAATAAATTTAATATAACAATTATTGTAGTTACTCATCAAATGGAGGTGGTAAAAGAGATTTGTAATAAATTTATTCTTTTAGAAGGGGGTGAAATTAAAAGTAGCGGTATTACAGATGAATTATTTATTAGGCCAACAAGTGAAATGAAAACACTTATGGGAGAGGAGGAATTATTACCTAGCACGGGCTATAACATTAAAATATTTTTTCCGAAAGAAATTAGCCAGAGTTGCGTCATAACTTCCATAGCCAGGGAATTAAATATAGATTTTTCAATAGTATGGGGGAGGCTTGAAAAATTCAGAGATAACGTAATGGGCAGTCTTATAATAAATGCAAGTGAGGAGAATAAGGAAAAGATATTAAACTATTTAAATAAAAAATCTATAGACTGGGAACTCATTAATTATTTAGTTAAGTATGAGCAGTATACGAAAGGGGGGATTATAAATGCTATTTAA
- a CDS encoding endo-beta-N-acetylglucosaminidase, whose translation MNLKNKHMKKLKLLAPALLAITFSFSLVSCNERAGSSSYRITEEASEFVIANQPISSQWFPKELSKWKATEDKNANFNKSTVPLAKRVDKNKLYPVNASQNKDMKVVAISIMNASTSGNASQGSNKFASNTFSYWQYIDKLVYWGGSSGEGLIVPPTADVTDSAHRNGVPVLGTIYFPPAAYGGKLEWLNDFLEKDASGNFIMVDKLIEVSKTYNFDGWFINQETEGTKEAPVSKEHAVLMQEFIKQYKSKAKDKSEIMWYDSMTKDGEVDWQNALNEKNDYFLVDADKKPVADSMFLNFWWTNKKLVEKELLKASNKRAEEVGVNPYDIYAGVDVQANGVSTPVRWDLFEKDAKSNFTSLGLYAPSWTFFSSNSIEEFENKENRLWVNEFKNPSIPTEVKGTEWKGISTYAIEKSVVNTLPFTTNFNIGNGYNFFINGEKVSSRDWNNRSLEDIMPTYRWIIKNEGKNKLNTSIDFASAFYGGNSIKFMGKLEAAKASTVKLYSADLKLEKGIKFTTSAKSSAEVNLDLVLEFHDGTTANIKADKSITAEWTTVNYDVSKFTDKSIKTISYKMSSEKDISNLVFNLGNITIQDPKSSKKVSVSNLKLDDAKFEEDDMYVGARLSWDKGSEADVNHYEVYRINDDKTKSFLGATPNNMFFVNALKRDDKLDKTTFEVVAINKNYISGKSGQVDMKWPANNIPKAKFKVSKTLVSPGEEITFESLSSAITESVEWSLPGASVEKGTANKATVSYAKEGVYSVTLTAKNKEGKDVKVIKDLITVTGKAKKELANLSQNKTVTASGFTNDNEAPKFAVDGKTKTKWCAVGPAPHDITIDLGGVKTISEIRMAHAEAGGENPDMNTQRYSVETSLDGVKFTPLLEVLKNPLANTIDTFKATQAKYVKIIVLKPTQGADSAARIYEIDVLGIDGPL comes from the coding sequence ATGAACTTAAAAAATAAACACATGAAAAAACTAAAACTTTTAGCTCCTGCACTTTTAGCTATCACATTTAGCTTTAGTCTTGTTTCTTGCAATGAGCGTGCGGGAAGCAGTAGCTATCGTATAACAGAGGAGGCTAGTGAATTTGTTATAGCAAATCAACCTATATCATCTCAATGGTTCCCAAAAGAACTTTCAAAGTGGAAAGCAACAGAGGACAAGAATGCTAATTTTAATAAGAGTACGGTACCGCTGGCTAAAAGAGTGGATAAGAACAAATTATATCCTGTTAATGCATCACAAAACAAGGATATGAAGGTTGTTGCTATTTCAATAATGAACGCTAGTACTAGTGGGAATGCATCTCAGGGGTCTAACAAATTCGCATCTAATACATTTTCTTATTGGCAATATATCGATAAACTTGTATATTGGGGCGGTTCTTCAGGTGAAGGGTTAATAGTTCCACCAACTGCTGATGTTACTGATTCGGCTCATAGAAATGGTGTTCCAGTTTTAGGAACAATATACTTCCCTCCTGCAGCTTATGGCGGAAAGTTAGAATGGCTTAATGATTTTCTAGAAAAAGATGCTAGCGGTAACTTCATTATGGTTGATAAACTTATAGAAGTTTCTAAAACTTACAATTTCGATGGTTGGTTCATAAACCAAGAAACTGAAGGTACAAAAGAAGCACCTGTATCTAAGGAGCATGCCGTTCTTATGCAAGAATTTATAAAACAATATAAGAGCAAAGCTAAGGACAAGTCGGAGATAATGTGGTATGACTCTATGACAAAGGACGGTGAGGTAGATTGGCAAAATGCGCTTAATGAGAAAAATGATTATTTCTTAGTTGATGCAGATAAGAAGCCTGTTGCTGATAGCATGTTCCTAAACTTCTGGTGGACTAATAAAAAACTTGTTGAGAAAGAATTGCTTAAGGCTTCAAATAAAAGAGCGGAAGAAGTTGGTGTAAATCCATATGATATATATGCTGGAGTAGATGTTCAAGCTAATGGTGTAAGTACTCCGGTTCGTTGGGACTTATTTGAAAAGGATGCTAAAAGTAACTTCACATCTCTTGGACTTTATGCTCCTAGTTGGACATTCTTCTCCTCAAATTCTATAGAAGAGTTTGAAAATAAGGAAAATAGACTGTGGGTAAATGAATTTAAAAATCCGTCTATCCCTACAGAGGTTAAAGGAACTGAGTGGAAAGGTATTTCAACTTATGCTATTGAAAAATCAGTTGTAAATACATTGCCTTTCACAACTAATTTCAATATAGGCAATGGATATAACTTCTTTATTAATGGAGAAAAAGTATCTTCACGTGACTGGAATAATAGAAGTCTTGAAGATATAATGCCAACTTATAGATGGATAATTAAAAATGAAGGTAAGAATAAATTAAATACTTCTATAGATTTTGCTTCTGCCTTCTATGGTGGAAATTCTATAAAATTCATGGGAAAATTAGAAGCTGCTAAAGCTTCTACGGTAAAACTTTATAGTGCTGACCTTAAACTTGAAAAAGGTATAAAATTCACTACTTCAGCAAAATCAAGCGCAGAAGTAAATCTTGATTTGGTTTTAGAATTCCATGATGGAACCACTGCAAATATAAAAGCTGATAAGAGCATAACAGCCGAATGGACAACTGTAAATTATGATGTTTCTAAGTTTACGGATAAATCAATTAAAACAATATCTTACAAAATGTCTTCAGAAAAGGATATTAGTAATTTAGTTTTTAATTTAGGAAATATAACAATACAAGACCCTAAATCTAGCAAAAAAGTTTCTGTTAGTAACTTAAAACTTGATGATGCTAAATTTGAAGAAGATGATATGTATGTAGGTGCAAGACTTTCTTGGGACAAAGGAAGCGAAGCAGATGTTAATCATTACGAAGTTTACAGAATTAATGATGATAAAACAAAATCATTCTTGGGGGCCACTCCAAATAATATGTTCTTTGTAAACGCTCTTAAGAGAGATGATAAATTAGATAAAACAACCTTTGAAGTAGTTGCTATTAATAAAAATTACATTTCAGGAAAATCAGGTCAAGTAGATATGAAATGGCCTGCAAACAATATTCCTAAAGCAAAATTTAAAGTATCAAAAACATTAGTTTCACCTGGTGAAGAAATAACATTTGAAAGTCTTAGCTCTGCAATTACTGAAAGTGTAGAATGGAGTCTACCTGGTGCAAGCGTTGAAAAAGGTACAGCTAATAAAGCAACTGTTAGCTATGCTAAAGAAGGGGTATACTCAGTTACATTAACAGCTAAGAATAAAGAAGGAAAAGATGTTAAGGTTATTAAAGACCTTATAACAGTAACTGGTAAAGCTAAAAAAGAACTTGCAAACCTTTCACAAAACAAAACAGTTACGGCTTCAGGTTTTACAAATGATAATGAAGCACCTAAATTCGCTGTAGACGGAAAAACGAAAACAAAATGGTGCGCAGTAGGTCCTGCACCTCATGATATTACAATAGACCTTGGTGGTGTTAAAACAATAAGTGAAATTCGGATGGCTCACGCTGAGGCTGGTGGCGAAAATCCTGATATGAATACTCAAAGGTATTCAGTGGAAACTAGTTTAGATGGAGTAAAATTTACACCATTGCTAGAAGTTCTTAAAAATCCACTTGCAAATACTATTGACACATTTAAAGCAACTCAAGCTAAATATGTAAAAATCATTGTGTTAAAACCAACTCAAGGAGCAGATTCTGCGGCAAGAATATATGAAATAGATGTTCTTGGAATAGATGGTCCTCTTTAA
- a CDS encoding ROK family protein has protein sequence MNMKYVIGVDLGGTKISCALADLSGKVIEIQVVATNASEGEIAVLNRIISVIDKVMLNKNTSKEDIKAIGIGAPGPLDARKGIIVEPANLPFKNFDLVTPIVDKFNIPVYLDNDASVAAIGEFMFGAAKGTENMIYITVSTGIGGGAILNGQVYRGRTTNALEIGHTTVEPFSSARCNCGNLGCLEALASGTAIAKRAKDAASSNINTSLKGYEIITAYEVFKEAENGDKVAISIRDNALRYLGIGVTNIINTFDPDIVVIGGGVSKAGEIIFDKVKEVVNERGLKTMTAGCEIVPAKLGTDAGVIGAVALAILQS, from the coding sequence ATGAATATGAAGTATGTAATTGGGGTAGATCTAGGTGGAACTAAAATAAGTTGTGCATTGGCAGATTTATCGGGTAAAGTAATTGAGATACAAGTAGTTGCTACTAATGCAAGTGAAGGTGAAATTGCAGTATTAAATAGAATTATAAGTGTAATTGATAAAGTCATGCTAAATAAAAATACTAGTAAAGAAGATATTAAGGCTATTGGGATAGGTGCACCAGGCCCGCTAGATGCTAGAAAAGGAATTATAGTAGAGCCTGCAAACCTTCCATTTAAAAACTTTGATTTAGTAACGCCAATAGTGGATAAGTTTAATATTCCTGTTTACTTAGATAATGATGCCAGTGTAGCAGCCATTGGAGAGTTTATGTTTGGTGCTGCAAAAGGTACAGAAAATATGATTTACATAACTGTAAGTACTGGAATTGGTGGGGGAGCTATTCTTAATGGACAAGTATACAGGGGAAGAACAACAAATGCTCTAGAAATTGGCCATACAACTGTAGAACCATTTAGTAGTGCAAGATGCAATTGTGGTAATTTAGGTTGTTTAGAAGCTCTAGCGTCAGGGACAGCAATAGCTAAAAGGGCAAAAGATGCTGCGTCAAGCAATATTAATACAAGCTTAAAGGGATATGAAATAATAACAGCATATGAAGTGTTTAAAGAAGCAGAAAATGGAGATAAAGTTGCAATTTCTATAAGAGATAATGCTTTAAGATATTTAGGTATTGGAGTAACAAATATTATTAATACCTTTGACCCAGACATTGTAGTAATAGGTGGGGGAGTTTCAAAAGCTGGTGAAATAATCTTTGATAAAGTTAAAGAAGTTGTTAATGAAAGGGGACTTAAAACAATGACTGCTGGTTGTGAAATAGTACCAGCAAAGCTAGGAACAGATGCGGGAGTTATAGGCGCAGTTGCCTTAGCAATACTACAAAGCTAA
- a CDS encoding glycoside hydrolase family 1 protein codes for MKQLKAMNNIFPKDFWWGAATSGPQSEGRFNKAHKNVFDYWFDIAPDKFFEKVGPNVASNFYNSYGSDLEMLKQIGLNSFRTSIQWTRLIKDLETCEVDEDGVRFYNDVIDKCLSLGITPIMNLHHFDLPVELYEKYSGWESKHVVDLFAKFARKAFELFSDRVKHWATFNEPIVIIEGQYLYKHHYPQVVDGRRAVQASYNLALASAKAIKEFKELGCHKHGGKICTILNLTPSYPRSNSDEDLKASNIADMFFNRMFLDPAVHGTFPEELVEIFKNDEIMWKCTEEENNIIKENTVDYLGVNYYQPSRIMARETEFDTSNGWMPEKYFERYDMPGKRMNPYRGWEIYPEAMYDVAINIRDNYKNIPWYVSENGMGVEGESRFKNAEGIIEDDYRIEFIREHLQWLHSGIEDGTNCFGYHLWTPIDCWSWNNAYKNRYGFISLDLEAQVKTIKKSGYWMKEISKNNGF; via the coding sequence ATGAAACAATTAAAAGCTATGAATAATATTTTCCCCAAGGATTTTTGGTGGGGCGCTGCAACATCAGGTCCACAGTCAGAAGGTAGATTTAATAAAGCACATAAGAATGTATTTGATTATTGGTTTGATATAGCACCAGATAAATTTTTTGAGAAGGTTGGACCAAATGTAGCATCAAACTTTTATAATAGTTACGGATCAGATTTAGAAATGTTAAAACAAATAGGATTAAACTCTTTTAGAACTTCAATCCAGTGGACAAGACTTATAAAAGATTTAGAAACTTGTGAAGTAGATGAGGATGGAGTTAGATTCTATAATGATGTAATAGACAAGTGTTTAAGTCTTGGAATTACGCCCATTATGAACTTACATCATTTTGATTTACCTGTAGAATTATATGAAAAATATAGTGGATGGGAATCAAAACATGTTGTAGATTTATTTGCTAAGTTTGCAAGAAAAGCATTTGAACTGTTTAGTGATAGAGTTAAGCATTGGGCAACATTCAACGAACCTATAGTTATAATTGAAGGACAATATTTATATAAGCACCATTACCCACAAGTTGTGGATGGCAGAAGAGCAGTACAAGCTTCTTATAATTTAGCTTTAGCTTCAGCTAAGGCAATTAAAGAATTTAAAGAGCTTGGATGTCATAAGCATGGTGGAAAAATATGTACAATATTAAATCTTACACCATCATATCCAAGAAGTAATTCTGATGAAGATTTAAAAGCATCAAATATTGCAGATATGTTCTTTAATAGAATGTTTTTAGACCCAGCTGTACATGGAACTTTCCCAGAAGAATTAGTGGAGATATTTAAAAATGATGAAATTATGTGGAAATGTACAGAAGAGGAAAATAATATAATAAAAGAAAATACAGTAGATTACCTAGGCGTTAACTACTATCAACCATCACGTATAATGGCAAGAGAAACTGAATTTGACACAAGTAATGGATGGATGCCAGAAAAATACTTTGAAAGGTATGATATGCCAGGAAAAAGAATGAATCCTTATAGAGGATGGGAAATATACCCCGAGGCTATGTATGATGTGGCAATTAATATAAGGGATAATTATAAAAATATACCTTGGTATGTTTCAGAAAATGGGATGGGTGTGGAAGGAGAATCTAGATTTAAGAATGCTGAAGGCATCATAGAAGATGATTACAGAATAGAGTTTATTAGAGAACATTTACAGTGGTTGCATAGTGGAATTGAGGATGGGACAAACTGCTTTGGATATCATTTATGGACGCCAATTGATTGTTGGTCATGGAATAATGCATACAAAAATAGATATGGTTTCATATCTTTAGATTTAGAAGCACAAGTGAAAACTATTAAAAAATCAGGATACTGGATGAAAGAAATTTCAAAAAATAACGGTTTCTAA